The DNA segment AATAAAGAAAACCCATGAAGAAAAATATTGAATCGATTATAAATTCGACAATAATTTGTAGAAAATAGGAAAACAAAGCAACTTGAATTGCTGGACTGAAGATGCCGTGCGACGGGGGAAGATTAACAGAAACACCGATTCGGTGCTTTCCACTCCACGCGACTCTCCTAAGTCAGGCTAAATCTTTACAAAAAGCGTGTTCCACTTACGACTGTTCATGCGATTTAAACTATCCAACATTTTTAAAGCAGGACCTGGACTagtattataaaataatatcgattaaaatataattgcagtattatattgtattttaaatttgtagTTGGAAAATTAATGgctatatataatttaaaaaaatttaaatagtgAGTTGACATGTAAACAACGAATTGGTTATTAAATATTTTCCGATCGACGTTaatgtaaaaatatattaaatgcaTCTGACAAAGTGATACAAAGAATTAGTTGAGATTAATGATTTAacatattttgatatataagatttacaaaataatagTATAAATGCATAGTTCCATATTTTTATGTCAGGTAATTATCAAAAGAATCTTTTAACTTTGATTTAAAAGAGTAGATTGTTGGGTTGTAATAGTTGTATTTGTTTAATAAAGGAATCGAAACGTGACATCTcttgtacgatttaaaatatttgaattgtataACTACCatcaactataatttttttgtaaaacgaCAAGTGTTCGGTCCTACATTTACAAATAGTGCAATTATTTAGAGATAGACTGTTGGAGTGTAATAATTATCTCTGTTGGTGGAGCAATCGAAACGTAACGCTTGTGATGTCGAATGATTTAAAATGTTTGAATTTCATCATTTTCACCTATTAACAACTTAAATGTTAGTAAAACGACAAACGTTAGTAttacataaatttatataatttttttgtttgtcaAATTCACGATGAACTTGTGAAGTTTATAAGATTTTGTGACTAGAATTCGCAGCAtaatatcttatttttttaataatttaattatttttattctattgttaTTCTGTCTTTTNATAGACACACATATATTTAtcacaaaacaaattttatgtGTGACAcagtctcacagatcaattttatgaaacatttttattaatcaattttgtgagacggatctcttatttgagtcacctaagaaaaaatattattttttgtgttaaaattatcatttttattgtaaatatgattaTAATTGACACACCTTACAGATAATGatctgtgagactgtctcacactaTATTTGCGTTTGGAATTCAAGATTTATATATTTGGAATTATATTCGATAATAATTTGTGTATATAATATGGTTTTTATGCATAATCATTAGGCACCAATGTGTTAATTGTGATGTACCTTCTTGGTTGTCGGATCATTTATTTCGTGATATTAGTTTACAATCTTAATAgatagttttattttattttttttaaaataattaagtcaaccctctttaaaataaatttcttaataTACCAATTAACCTATTTTGGACACATATAAGAAGAATAGTTCGATCTAGAATTATACTAAATATTGTAATCTAGATTTTTACAACTACCAAATgaagatattattatttttaaaaaaagtaaaaaaaaaaagaaattattataaatgaaCACCATTAGGTgatgtttatatatgtatagggaaaaatttgtttgagacggtctcacgggtcgtattttgtgagacagatttcttatttaggttatccatgaaaaaatattaatttttatgttaaaagtattactttttatttgaatatcggtaggattgactcgtctcacagataaagattcgtaataCCGTCTCAGGAGACTTACTCATATGTAAATCATGTGCAATAATTGGTCGGCATGTATGACTAATTATGAAGGAAATGGAATCATATATCTTGTCTCCGTTTGAATATACAAAATGCATGTGCTGTTTTTTCGATAAATCACACACGATTGTTCGAGAATTACATTACAAGTACGagattaacaaataaaaaaaggaaACGTATTCTTCTTCAAATTAACATCAAGAAACTGTAATTTCCTAAAATGAAACCAAAAACTAGAAAGAAAGATAATCACCATGCTCGTTTCTTGATGGAACAACGAGAATTACGGTGGACAAGAacttttttcaagattttgatgAAAACTAGGATCTTCGGTTTCTTCCCAGAAAACCTGTGTCCATTTGATCTTGACAGTTTCAACGCTTCGATGCAACTTACTTGCACCGCTCGTCCAGGTGATGAATTAGCATTATTATCACAAGTTTCCGCCATTTTCACACAATTTCTCGAGAATTGTACGTCTTCGTTCAAATCTTCCCACAACACGTCCATTCTCTCGTCTTCGTAATCGCCATAAGAATAACTCCGTCTCTGAGTAATTACAGAACTTTTGGGTTTCAGTTCTTGGAACAAGCAAAACTTGAAATGCGGTGGAGGGACGTCAGTGGTGGTGGGGTAATTCATGTTGCTGTTGCAAGTTCTGAGTTCTTGGAAGGAAGAACAAAAGTCGAATTCTTGGTAGTGGTTTTGGCGGGGGAGCCGCCATAGAGGCGGGGAATCCATGAAATGCGGTGGAGGGACGGTGGTGGTGGCAGGGAAGCTGAAGTCATCATCTTCTGCGCCGGCGGCCATGGATTTGGGATTCTTGAAGTTTGTGAAGGGATACTGTCTGTTATAGAAGGTGGAATATGTATGCGGATTCTAACGGCTATAACTTGTCACTTGCGGCACTAGTTAATATCTTCTCGTTATTATTATTGTCATTAAGTAAAGGATGGGGGGAcgtttattaaattttcaccAAATCTAGTTAATGAGAGAATCAATATGGTATAGTATCTAGATTTTGTGAGACGACATCTAATTCGATctgattcatgaaaaatattattttttatattaaaattattgattttactTTAAGTATGAATCGGGTTTATcgtttcacaaaaaaaaaatcaatgagaGCGTCTCATAATGAATCTTATTTATTACATTTGCGTTTGGAATTTGAGATTTATATATTGGGAATTATATTGGATAATAATTTTGTGTATATAATATGGTTGTTATGAAATATGCATAATTATGAGGCACATATGTTTCATGTAACTTGGTGGTTAGATGGCATCTCGTCTCTCTTAAATTAAACTAGCCAGATCTCATACTGCTGGAACAATcgtatcttttttttaaaaaaaaataattagatagCTTCAATTATCATTTTGCTATCGTTAGTCTTGATTATTGAAAGCAAATTGTGATCAAATAATTTTGGAGTCAAATCATATTatctagataaatgatttaatttatagattgtgaagaaattaatgtgaaaaataaaaaatggttaGTGTCTAAAAAAACGAAaaggtaaatttttaagttagAGTGTTTGGTAAATAAGTTATTACAAGAATAATGTTAACTGTATAACAAATATATGGTACAACGATCTGCACAATAATTATATCGTggtattttgttaatatttcatgagattttgaaaaataaaatttttgtattataaaaattattgtataaatttagttgtatatataatattacactTATTATAATActagatttttaataaaatatcaaatattcttAATTGGATAATACAGATATCCCCTTCAAACgtttatttaccaaaatatcataatcattttttaagAATCAAAACCGTCGTGAGACCAACTATGacattttcatgaaattaagcgGAAGCTAACAAATGattgaagaataattttttttagaaatcgCAAAGTGCATTGACTGATGTAATATTCACTTATTAGATGTATGTGACGCACTGCGACAATACTCACGTAGATACTCACATAGACGCCAACTGTGGGTGTTCATCATATTAAAACTATATCTATAGAATTTTGATATGATGAACATTTACTTGAACATTTATGTGAACACCGCTGAGACGACGTCGTGTACATTTAATATGTGAATGTTATCTCATAAGATGTTCACTATATCAAAACTATACCGTTGAGGTGATATCATGTAAATCTAGAACAAAaggtaatttaaataataattttcacaatttttattcaaataattctcTAAGAGTGtaaaatttattgtaaatttatggagtgaaaatatatttctcattAAAGTTATTACAGTAGCATTTATTAAGAGAAGTTGATATTTCGATGAATTAATTATTCGTAAAATGTCAATGAAAAAATTATGATCTGGTACTAtcattgaattaaaatatttaacttcaattataaaatcaaagttttaaaaatcactcaatcgaaaatatttatgaatttaataattagaaaaaacttacattttttaaaaattattaaaaaaaattatggtaaACTGAAAACTATGTAATATAGCacatttatttcaataatatgCCAGAAATTTTGGAGAATAATTTCAGTtgtctagtttttttttttaaaaataataactcaCCGAGTCGTAGTAGT comes from the Primulina huaijiensis isolate GDHJ02 chromosome 8, ASM1229523v2, whole genome shotgun sequence genome and includes:
- the LOC140982162 gene encoding uncharacterized protein, with protein sequence MAAGAEDDDFSFPATTTVPPPHFMDSPPLWRLPRQNHYQEFDFCSSFQELRTCNSNMNYPTTTDVPPPHFKFCLFQELKPKSSVITQRRSYSYGDYEDERMDVLWEDLNEDVQFSRNCVKMAETCDNNANSSPGRAVQVSCIEALKLSRSNGHRFSGKKPKILVFIKILKKVLVHRNSRCSIKKRAW